The sequence CGGTACCAAAATGggcattacaattttttttcaaaaagggGTCGCGTGAGTACTCAAATTTCTTCATTACATGTTAACGGGCCGAATTATCATCCCTGAGGGCACAAGCAAGGACATGGGATGAGATGGGCCTGTCCGTGTGCTGCATAGTTAACTGTTTTTTtaatggtctttttttttttgtttgtttgaaagatgaatttgttaattatgtttttctgGTCATTAGGGTCCTCTCAACTCTCAAAGTCACACGACCGGAGACGTGCATTAGAAGAGTTACAGGGCAGACATTGGCTGTCATCTTACAATATCTCAAACCAAAAGGCCATTTTGGCCCCACCCACCTCCAACACCACTACCATCaccgtttttatttttctcttttcttcttctcagacacgctttttgaaaaattttaatattatagagTCCTTATCAAAAATAGTTATACagtttgttaattgttattttgttagcCTAATTTTTCCTAACACTTGATCTGATTAGTTGTTGTTATGAAAAACGACGAGAGATATTAAAATCCATGTGAATGATGAACCTTTAGTTCGTAAATAGTCAAACATACCTTTAATTAAAAAGGGTAAAAGAGTGACACACGCTTCACGTGCACCGCACGTGCCAAAAAGAAACCCCCTttcaccttcttcatcttctcctctacttctttcttcttcttcttcttcttctagcttCCGCATCCTTCGGACAAGAGAGAAACCCAAACagcaaagggaaaaaaaattaaaaaaaaaataataataatggagaGTCGAATTCGAAAGAGAGAAGCACGCCATACCTGAGAGATTCGTGCGTAGAGTCAACATTTtgtttactaattttaattatatatattttttaaagaaattaaattaaaaaaaaaagaaagagtggtggtggaggagggtGTTTGATGGGTGCTAGTCACAGCACCACCGTTAATAATAGTCATCATCCTCATTCTCGGAATGCTTCTAATCATCTGATCaccaacaacagcaacaacagctCTCGCCACTGTGGTTCTACAAGTGATCGTTTATCTGTTACCAGTTTACGGTCTCAGCTCACAACCATTTacagaaacgaagaagaagaagaagaagaagaagaagaagaagaagaagaagaagaagaagaggaagaagaagaaggaaaagagaaaagggcAGAAGAGGAAACGAAAAGATTCGCCCTTGTTAGGGATTTTGATTTGTCTGGTTTGAAGTGCATTAGGGTTCCTAGAAGGAATTACATTCTTATGGATCCTCATAAAAAGGTTcggctttttttatttatttatggaaaCCATTTGGGGGTTACTGCTCCTCCCATGGATCTGTCGTAAACATCTATCTGTTTGCTTTCTTGGACAAAGTCAGTTTCAAAATTGGGTTTTGttgcctttgtttttttttttgttggtgatttctgtttttaaaaaggCAAACACTTTTTTGGGATTCGAATGagtttctgtttcatttctcCAATTTCGTTGGAAGGAACTGTAGCAAATCGTTGTTTAATCTCATTGGGTTTTAAGTTATTAGATTGAAAAGGGCAAACACTTTTTTGGGATTCCTATATTCTTGGTGTTTCTTTGCTTAAGAAATGTTGGCTGTCTCTGATGGTTACGAATTGACTTTTATGGAACTGTCAAATATTTTGATCAACAGTCTTAGATGTTATGTTGTGAGAGAAAATGTTGCTTCATGATTATACTTCCTTTGCCTCGGTTCTGAACTGGTTTTTGATTCCCTCTGGTATGATCTGAATCTATGTCACCTTATTGAAGGATTTGGAGACCTAGTAGAATGGTGACattgttgttttggtttcttcttcattatgtTTCATTTGCCTCGGCTTTGAATTGGTTTTTTGATTCCCTATAGTCTCATTATGAATCTATGGTACCTTATATATGTCTAGAAGATGATCTATAGAATTTGGAGAACTAGGCAAAGTTCCCTGACTTTCCAATCTAAATTTCTTAATAGGTGTTTTATATTTGTTCAATCGCAGGTTGTACTGGAGACTGAGTTCTTTACAGAATATGGTGAAGCCAGCCGATACCAAATCCAAGAAGTTATAGGGAAAGGAAGTTACGGGGTTGTGGCATCTGCAATCGACACATATACTGGCGAAAAGGTTGCcattaagaaaattaatgatGTCTTTGAGCACGTCTCTGATGCAACGCGGATTCTAAGAGAGATCAAGCTTCTTAGGTTGCTCCGGCATCCTGATATAGTGGAGATTAAACACGTAATGCTTCCTCCTTCACGCCGTGAATTCAGAGACATTTATGTTGTTTTCGAGTTGATGGAATCAGATCTTCACCAAGTTATCAAGGCGAATGATGATCTTACACCTGAGCATTACCAGTTTTTCCTCTACCAGCTTCTTCGTGGTCTGAAGTTTATACACACAGGCGAGTGCCTTGGCTCGTAAAAAATTTCTGTTCCCGTTGTTCCCTTTAGTATATTACTGCTTTTCAACTCAACCTGAACgaaatcttttttctttgttgcatGCAGCTAATGTGTTTCATCGTGATTTGAAGCCTAAAAATATTCTAGCTAACTCTGACTGCAAGTTGAAGATTTGCGACTTTGGGCTTGCTCGAGTGTCGTTTAATGATGCACCTTCGGCTATATTCTGGACTGTATGTTACAGACTGAAATCAtaagtttctattttatattctCTAATGCATTAAATGTTGTGATCAAAATGGTTTTCCCTTCTTTGCAGGACTATGTTGCTACAAGATGGTACCGTGCACCAGAACTTTGTGgttctttcttctccaaagtaAAATTCAATTCtcgtttcttttattttcttgttgcaAAAGTTGTATGTTTCACATATTATATGACATCACAATCTTAGCTTAAAACggattttctttctttgctgcAGTATACTCCTGCCATTGATATATGGAGCATAGGATGCATATTTGCAGAAATGCTCACTGGGAAGCCGTTGTTTCCTGGGAAGAATGTGGTGCATCAATTGGATATTATGACTGATTTGCTCGGTACTCCGCCTCCCGAAGCTATTTCAAGGGTTAGTTGGTAGAGTTCATCTATTTCTGTTTACCACAATTTGGCTGCTAGAGTTTTTTTGATGTCTTATGTCGTATGAGTtgaaagttttataaatgatgACTATTTGTTTACTAGTACCGTAGCTAGTACCTTCCAGCCATGGTTTTGTGGCGAGTAGTTTAGGCTAGCTTGGGCTAAATTCATATTAATTGGTAGGAAAGCTCAGAAATATGAGCATACTATTGTTATAACGTTACAAGACAAGGATGGATCAGTTTTCTGTTTCCTGTAATGATGGTtagtgttttgtgttgttacaGATTCGTAATGAAAAGGCGAGGAGATACCTGGCCAATATGAGAAGAAAACCGCCAGTTCCATTCACTCACAAATTTCCTCATGTAGACCCGTTGGCCCTTCGCTTACTGCACCGTCTTCTTGCATTTGATCCCAAAGACCGTCCCACAGCTGAAGAGGTAAAGCTCCTGtattgtacttttttttctctagcGTTTTCACTTCAAAGTTTCAGAGCAGTTTCAATCACTCTCAGAAAAGGaaactttatatatacatgtttgtGTGTGCGCGCGTGTATACAGGCACTGGCAGATCCTTACTTCTATGGTCTGGCAAACGTGGACCGGGAACCATCTACTCAACCGATTCcaaaacttgtgtttgagtttgAAAGAAGGAAGATAACGAAAGAAGATGTGAGAGAATTGATCTATAGAGAGGTACACTAATCTCTTATTGTTTTTGCTTcactaaacttgtttggattgGTTAAGCTCTGAACAATGGCATAAtgtatattcttctttttttgcacGTATCCATTGGTTAATCGTGATTCTTACAAAACCTGAAAATGAAACAATGCAGATATTAGAGTATCATCCTCAGATGCTGCAAGAATATCTTCGAGGTGGAGAACAGACTAGCTTCATGTACCCAAGGTATAtacaaacatttaaaatctGTATTCAAAATTACCACTAATCATGAGAAGTAATATAAGGATTTTGTAATCTAAATGAAAATGCAGTGGTGTTGATCGGTTTAAGAGACAATTTGCACATCTTGAAGAAAATTACGGTAAGGGTGAGAGAGGCTCACCTCTTCAACGCCAACACGCTTCTTTGCCTAGGtatacaatttttgtttgttggtttgtCCGTAGAACTAATTTAAAAAGTCATCAGATTTCCCCGATTCTTTTAAAGTTTGCTTCTCATTCCGTTGTGCTGTGTTGGAACCTTTTCTGTTTCAGAGAGAGAGTCCCTGCTCCTAAGAAAGAGAATGAATCACATAATCACGATATCGAGAACAGATCCACAGCTTCTTTAGCCACAACCCTCGAAAGCCCTCCAACGTCACAACACGAGGGCTCAGACTACAGGAATGGGACCAGCTATACTGGTTACAGCGCTCGCAGCTTGCTAAAAAGTGCGAGCATCAGTGCATCTAAATGCATTGgcgtgaaacaaaaaaacaactccgaggtaaacaatcaagaaacaTGATACATATAGAATAGAGTAAAAGATTTGTGTACACTTGTTTTTCACATTCTTGTTTACTTTTTACAGCACGGGGAAACAAACAATGATACGGTAGATGCTTTGTCTCAAAAGGTTGCGGCTCTCCACACTTGATTCAGATATTGGGGAGTGAAACTTGTTGCTAACAGTAGGCGGCGGATTCTACAATTTACACATCTctcacagagaagaagaagaaatgttaTGATCTTTGAGATACTGAGAGACATGAGCAATGAACAAAACAAGTTAACCGTCATTTGCTTTCAATTTGTCCATCAATTCGagttgtgttaaaaaaaatatggatgaagaagaattgTGGAAATAGCCCCAGTGCGTTTGGCTTTACTACATGTTAACCCCTGGATTTATGTCTTACAAGTATTTGACCTTATCAGGCGATGAAAATTAAATGTGAAGTTTGTGTATTTAATTAAACGCATAATCTTGACCCATATATGCCTAAGTTAATCCTAAGTATACATGTTATATACAGTAAGTGAGTATGATGATCAACTTCGTCCTCAAATGATATAGAATGATTTTGATTTACtgttgattttcttctttttggtcgtcccatttgctttttctttgttctctcgCTTTTGGTTTACTAGTGGCTTTTGAGAGAGCGGATGAAAATACTGTTACGAGCTGTACATATcttacataaatttaaattagtcCAATGTTGTGAATTTTAGTCTATATCCAAAGTGAGTATATATCATTTTGTAACTCTACTACAGTAGAAGTCGTTACTTTTTGTTATGGCATTCCCGAAAAAGGGATTGTAATGTCATAGTTTAAGCAGCTTTTTAATTCACTACTACTACTTGCTACTACTACAATACCATTTCGCGTGCCTGACGTTACCTTTTTAACATGGAGCTCCACataattctctctttttcctttttactatCCACCTTTATTTCCTGGCTTGGGtgcgatttttttcttttcttttctttttattttccatggAAATAAGAGTGAAGTCTTTAATTTATAGTATACAcataaaaactttaataaaaaagaaaaatgacaaaacagctaaatactataaacataacaaaactaaattGGCGACTTTTGTTTTACAGTTTGCATTTTGCATGgttcttttgttctttacaATGTTTAAtttgcgaaaaaaaaaataattgcattATTTTGTCAGCCTAcgaaaaactttataaaatcgCACTATGCTAATTTGATCGATTAAACAGATTACAGTATCAGAACTAAGTATGTGTGGTTTTTTACATTGGcttcataaaaaatatacaaagcaAAAGTAGTGGAGTATCGTAAGTATAATACTAGTACTAAACTAAACGAATCCTTCCAAGTCTTATGTATTggaattataaaacaaaaacaagtgaACCTGCCGATCAGTCTCACTCTGTacttttcaagtttcaatgCGAAGAATAATCGTCCCGTGATTCAACTACCATGGATTACAATTTAAACATACTTTCTATTATAATCATACacaatgaaaaaatattaacgAATCATAAGAAATTGTTTGTTTACAATGAAATTTTTTAACGAaccaattattttttaaataagtagTAAGACTGTAGTAGTAGGAGTAATATTAAATTGGTATAAATCGAGATCCCCTATTTGTGATATTTTATTACACATCTCTTCGCTCAcactctctttgtctctctctctctctctctcttttgctagTCTACTCTTGTCTCCATCGTTCCGGCGATGTTCCAACACGCGCCTTCTCCCTTTCAcctcatcatcgtcttcttctccttcttcaccattCTGTCACTCGTTTCACCAAACCCAGAAGATACTGTCACAGTCCAGCCATTCCGGGTCAAATCATCCCCACCCGCAACCATACCCGCTTTCCCGGAGCAATCCGATTTCTCAGGCTGCCCTCTCGATTTACCTGAAGACCTCTTCCACGGAATCAAATCAGCCTGCACCGGCAAAAAGCTCCACAAAGGACGATGCTGCCCTGTTCTAGGCGCGTGGCTCTACTCTGCTTACTCAACCACTGCTCTCAGCCGCTCCATTTCCGCCGCCGCCAGAAACGCATCATCCTCCCCGATGACGCAAGAGGACATGCCTCTGCTTCCCGATGACTCGGAGACTTGCGTTGACGGATTGGGGAAATCTCTGAGGCAGAGAGGGATTGAGCTCACCAGACCGAACGAGACTTGCGACGTCGTTTACTGCTACTGCGGAATCAGATTGCATCCTTTGAGCTGTTCTGAGGCTTTTAGAGTGAACGAAGAAGGGAGACTTGTCGGAGACGAGAGGGTTACTAGATTAGAAACTGATTGTTTGAGTGGAAGCCACAACAATGCTGATAGATTCTCTCCTCTGCTTGGCTGTAACAAGTGCTTGAACAGTCTCTATAAGGTAAAGTCTCTAACTTTTCTATTAGAAGCTGTCACTGTGGAGTTCAAATGGGAACTAGCTAGGTTGTCTAACATAGTGAAATGTGTGTTTAGTAGATAAATCTAGTAACTTTTAGATAATCTATTGATACCCTTTAGTGTTCTTTGGTGTTTTAGCATCTGGTTTTGGTTTAGAGTTACTTATAGATTAGACAGTGTTTTGGATGAGTAATGAGGAATTGATCGACTAGTTAACTATGTCTAAGGAGATCTAATACAAAAGTAATCACTTTTCTTGATGCTTTGCTGATATTTAGTGTTTAAGCACGTTAGGGTTTTACTATATGAGTATGTGAGTGAGTAAGTGAGGATTGAGGAAGATTTGGAATTATGTAATCTAGGATTCTTTCTGATCTGGCCATCATCCATGGCGAATGGTAATTTGGgaaaagttttgttctttagcttttgttctttttctatcTGACAGTCTGACACACACTCACACATAGGCGCTTACAAAAGCCGTGATCTTCACGCGTTACTTTGTCTTTGATTTCATTCTTCTACATCTTAATCACCAACCTACCATGACTAAAAATAAAGCTTAGCCACTAGCTTCCACCTTTCTACTTTCTAAATCCTCAATGATTACTTAGTCAACAGTAACAAAACCTAAACAAACTTAACACGCTTCTGGTTTTGTTTTGCAGCTAAACCCGAAAAAAACTTCAGGTACAAGAAACCCATCCAAGGAAGATCGAAACAGAACAGCAAAAATGCACAACAAAGACTGCGTCCTCATGGGTCTCACTTGGCTTCTTGCTAAGAACCGTACAGCTTACTTCCCCACTGTCACTTCCGTCCTCCGAGCCGTAATGCTCAACCAAGGTGGGGAACCACGGTCGTGTGCTATCGGCAGCGACGGCATGCCCTTAGCCGTCGACTCTTCCGAATTCTCTAGTGGCTCGGCAACTTCACTTCAGTATCCGCACTGCTTGGTCCACTTCTTTCTTTACAGCGTCATCATCACATTAGTCTTACTAAGGTCGTGGTGACGTTGTATTGGATTTTGATTGTGATGTGGGCACGTGGTATTACGTGATTGGTTGAATGAAGTGAAATTCAGGTAGAAAAAGAGATGGGCTTGGTTCTGTTCTGTCTTTGTAAATTAGTCtttttgttgtcgttgttgtaGCCATGTTCTTCTAAACATTTTATTACATCAAAAAATTGGTcaattaaaatttggaaaacaaCAATTCACAAATTGCAAAATTTTCAACAATAATTTTGCGACCATATCAAACTATATGAACGCAATCAATCAGAAttatatcaacattttttttttttgaagagaaGAATAATAGAGAAAGGGCATGTGAGTAATGGGGACGAGGTGGTGTGGCTGGtttgagagagacagagagacttGTGACAGCTTTGTTCTTATGTTTCCTTATCTTCTCTCTAACCACGCAAGGAAGATCtctataaacaataataatatacattcaTCTGTGTATTATAATGCGACCAAGAGATGTAAAGCCCCACGACTGACAACTAAATTTTCTCATACATTCCaataaaaatttcaatcaaTAATCGAATGAttccatgaattttttttttatatcacaagGATATTTCATAACAAGTTGTGTCGGTGTTTAAATAGACAGACATCAAATGCTAGCGATTCATTGACTTGGCAATATTTCCAAATATAGCTACTATGGGCTTTTTTCACCGGACCATGGGCCGCACATTTACctcttttgaaaatataacacCCAATTAGTCTAACTCTAATCCATAAAATTCCAACATTaccatgtttaatccactccaCTAATAAACCTCTTCATTTGTAGGAAAAACATAACCATTATTATAGCATATGATTATTTTGTGTCTAATAAACAATTGTGataagcaacaacaacaagactaAATACAAATAGGTCTTTAGAAGACTacacttcacatttttcttcttttatttattaattaatttaatcagTTTGTGCCAGAGAAGTGAATGTTGTAACAATGATTATTACCATTACataaatctttttaattaattaaaaaaagcataaacaagaacagCTAACGGAGACTCAAAACCGCCCTTCCCTTTTCTTCGTCTGTgtggtctcttcttcttctcgtaaaacccaaaaaaatatcacTCAAAACAATCTCTGCTAAAGTCTCTCGATTTTTGATGGAACTTTCCGAAACCTACGCCTGCGTCCCATCAACGGAGAGAGGTCGAGGGATCCTGATCTCCGGTGACTCAAAGTCCGATACAATCCTCTACACTAATGGTCGATCCGTCGTGATGCTCGACCTCAACAACCCTTTGAATGTCTCTATCTACGGGGAACACGCTTACCCAGCTACTGTTGCGAGATACTCACCTAACGGAGAGTGGATCGCGTCGGGTGATGTGTCGGGTACTGTTAGAATCTGGGGTGCTTACAATGATCATGTGTTGAAGAAAGAGTTTAAGGTTTTGGCTGGTCGGATCGATGATCTTCAGTGGTCCGCTGATGGGTTGAGGATCGTTGCTTCTGGTGATGGCAAAGGGAAATCTCTTGTTCGTGCTTTCatgtgagcttttttttttgtttgcttctttgataaaaatttgatctttaaagTGCTTAGCTCTCAATTAAAGTGAAATGTGTTGACTTTGGATTTGATCGGACTAAAAAGGGTTTTGCATTGAATTTGTTGAATCGGATCGAATCACATTGAACTGATCATTTGACTCATTTGATGCCTAACGAAATATTCACATTTTATATTAGGTGGGATTCAGGATCAAATGTGGGAGAGTTTGATGGACATTCTAGGAGAGTTCTTAGCTGTGCTATCAAGCCAACTAGACCGTTCCGTATTGTTACTTGTGGGGAAGATTTTCTGGTGAATTTCTATGAAGGTCCTCCTTTCAAGTTCAAGCTCTCAAGCAGGTCAGATTATTCAATTACTTGTGTTCCATTTCTTTAAAGAAAGATATTACTTTTTGTATCTGTTTTCAGTTCCTTGCTTGTGTGATTCCGAGTTGTTTTAATAGTTTTGCTGTGTTGTTGGTCGACAGAGAGCATTCCAACTTTGTCAACTGTGTGAGGTTTGCACCAGATGGAAGTAAGTTTATTACTGTAAGTTCAGATAAAAAGGGAATTATATATGATGGAAAGACTTGTGAGAAACTTGGAGAGCTTTCACCTGAAGATGGGCATAAAGGTAGCATCTACGCAGTTAGCTGGAGTCCTGATGGTAAACAGGTACTAAGTTATGTCTGTTTGTTGTACCGTATTATCAATTCTTTTCCGATTCCGTCATATTAGTCTCAAACTACACTAGGCTTGTACAGGGTTTACTAGAATAACATATGAAATATATCGCTCATATATACTTGAATCATCAGTGGTTGGTGCTACATAGGTACTTACATGTTGTATATGTTTGAATCATCAACCAGGTCCTCACTGTTTCTGCAGACAAGTCTGCCAAAGTATGGGATATTTCAGAAAGTGGTAGCGGAACATTGAAGACGACATTGAATTGTCCTGGATCATCAGGAGTAGTGGACGATATGCTTGTTGGGTGTCTGTGGCAGAGCGATCATATTGTCACTGTTTCTCTAGGTGGCACAATCAGCATATTCTCAGCAAGCGATCTTGATAAATCCCCCTTTCAGTTTTCGGGGCACATGAAGAACGTCTCTTCCTTAGCTGTCCTCAAAGGAAACACTGACTACATATTATCTGGTAGTTATGATGGTCTCATATGTAAATGGATGCTAGGCCGAGGTTTTAGCGGTAAATTGCAGCGGACTCAGAACACTCAAATCAAGTGCTTTGCTGCTCATGAAGAAGAGATTGTGACCTCCGGATATGACAATATGGTAAATTGGttctcacttttatttttttttcacatgtaGTAGGACTTGTCACCTTAATTTTTGCGTTGATCTGACTATTTAGGGGAATATCGAATGAATTTAAGGACGTAACAAGTGTTAATGATATTACTATTAGTTATTACAAGCATAACTATTATTGAAGCAACTAATTCACATTCTTTCACTATGTGATTCTTAATTCAGATATCCAGGATTTCCTATAAAGACGATCAATGCACAAACGAAGAGGCTATTGACATTGGAAATCAACCAAAGGATCTAAGCCTTGCACCACTCTCACCGGATCTACTTCTGGTGACCTTTGAGTCAGGAGTTGTGTTTCTCCGTGATGGGAAAGTAGTGTCAACCATCGACCTTGGGTTCACTGTCACTGCTTTGGCAGTAACACCTGATGGAACTGAAGCCATCGTCGGTGGCCAAGACGGTAAACTCCATCTGTATTCTATTAGTGGCGACTCCCTCACCGAGGAAACAGTTCTCGAGAAACACAGAGGCGCCATCAGTGTCATACGTTACTCTCCGGATCTCTCTATGTTTGCATCAGCTGATTTGAACAGAGAAGCTGTTGTGTGGGACAGAGTTTCCCGAGAGGTAAATTAAGATTATTTATAACCTTTTCCCCCCCATGAATCTGTAATACAAACACTGGTCTTATATCGGtctctttttaaaaacagaTGAAGCTCAAGAACATGTTGTACCATAGCGCACGCATAAACTGCTTAGCTTGGTCTCCAAACAGCAGTATGGTTGCTACAGGATCCTTGGACACCTGTGTGATTGTGTATGAAGTGGACAAACCAGCTTCGTCAAGGATGACCATAAAAGGAGCTCACTTAGGTGGAGTGTATGGTCTGGGTTTTGCT comes from Camelina sativa cultivar DH55 chromosome 19, Cs, whole genome shotgun sequence and encodes:
- the LOC104765659 gene encoding mitogen-activated protein kinase 9; the protein is MGASHSTTVNNSHHPHSRNASNHLITNNSNNSSRHCGSTSDRLSVTSLRSQLTTIYRNEEEEEEEEEEEEEEEEEEEEEEGKEKRAEEETKRFALVRDFDLSGLKCIRVPRRNYILMDPHKKVVLETEFFTEYGEASRYQIQEVIGKGSYGVVASAIDTYTGEKVAIKKINDVFEHVSDATRILREIKLLRLLRHPDIVEIKHVMLPPSRREFRDIYVVFELMESDLHQVIKANDDLTPEHYQFFLYQLLRGLKFIHTANVFHRDLKPKNILANSDCKLKICDFGLARVSFNDAPSAIFWTDYVATRWYRAPELCGSFFSKYTPAIDIWSIGCIFAEMLTGKPLFPGKNVVHQLDIMTDLLGTPPPEAISRIRNEKARRYLANMRRKPPVPFTHKFPHVDPLALRLLHRLLAFDPKDRPTAEEALADPYFYGLANVDREPSTQPIPKLVFEFERRKITKEDVRELIYREILEYHPQMLQEYLRGGEQTSFMYPSGVDRFKRQFAHLEENYGKGERGSPLQRQHASLPRERVPAPKKENESHNHDIENRSTASLATTLESPPTSQHEGSDYRNGTSYTGYSARSLLKSASISASKCIGVKQKNNSEHGETNNDTVDALSQKVAALHT
- the LOC104765660 gene encoding uncharacterized GPI-anchored protein At4g28100-like gives rise to the protein MFQHAPSPFHLIIVFFSFFTILSLVSPNPEDTVTVQPFRVKSSPPATIPAFPEQSDFSGCPLDLPEDLFHGIKSACTGKKLHKGRCCPVLGAWLYSAYSTTALSRSISAAARNASSSPMTQEDMPLLPDDSETCVDGLGKSLRQRGIELTRPNETCDVVYCYCGIRLHPLSCSEAFRVNEEGRLVGDERVTRLETDCLSGSHNNADRFSPLLGCNKCLNSLYKLNPKKTSGTRNPSKEDRNRTAKMHNKDCVLMGLTWLLAKNRTAYFPTVTSVLRAVMLNQGGEPRSCAIGSDGMPLAVDSSEFSSGSATSLQYPHCLVHFFLYSVIITLVLLRSW
- the LOC104765661 gene encoding actin-interacting protein 1-2, with translation MELSETYACVPSTERGRGILISGDSKSDTILYTNGRSVVMLDLNNPLNVSIYGEHAYPATVARYSPNGEWIASGDVSGTVRIWGAYNDHVLKKEFKVLAGRIDDLQWSADGLRIVASGDGKGKSLVRAFMWDSGSNVGEFDGHSRRVLSCAIKPTRPFRIVTCGEDFLVNFYEGPPFKFKLSSREHSNFVNCVRFAPDGSKFITVSSDKKGIIYDGKTCEKLGELSPEDGHKGSIYAVSWSPDGKQVLTVSADKSAKVWDISESGSGTLKTTLNCPGSSGVVDDMLVGCLWQSDHIVTVSLGGTISIFSASDLDKSPFQFSGHMKNVSSLAVLKGNTDYILSGSYDGLICKWMLGRGFSGKLQRTQNTQIKCFAAHEEEIVTSGYDNMISRISYKDDQCTNEEAIDIGNQPKDLSLAPLSPDLLLVTFESGVVFLRDGKVVSTIDLGFTVTALAVTPDGTEAIVGGQDGKLHLYSISGDSLTEETVLEKHRGAISVIRYSPDLSMFASADLNREAVVWDRVSREMKLKNMLYHSARINCLAWSPNSSMVATGSLDTCVIVYEVDKPASSRMTIKGAHLGGVYGLGFADDSHVVSSGEDACIRVWSLTPQ